The genomic DNA CGCCGCGCGCATCGCGCTGCCCGTCCCAGCTGACCTCGGCGAGACCGATCCCGTAGGCCGAGAGAATCCCGGCGAGCGGGTGCAGCAGGATGTCACGCATGCCCAGCGAACGCGCGATCGCGCAGACGTGCTGTCCGCCGGCCCCACCGAACCCGACGAGGGCGCACGCCCGAGGATCGACTCCCCGATCGACCGAGACCTGGGCAATCGCCTCGGCCATGGCCGCGTTCGCGACCGCGACGAAGCCCGCGGCGGCGGCGTCCGGGCTGCGCCTCAAGCCGGCCGCTGCGAGCGTGTCACAGAGCGCTGCGAGGGCCCGATCGACCCGCGCGCGGTCGAGGGGGACCGGGAAGCGATCGGGCTGCAGGCGTCCCAGGGCGAGATTGAGGTCGGTGATCGCGAGTTCGTGCGCCTCGGGGTCGCCATAACAGAGCGGACCCGGCGAGGCGCCGGCGCTCTCGGGCCCGACGGTGAAGCGAAAGCCGTCGAAGCGGCACAGGGATCCACCCCCCGCGGCCACCGTGTGGATCCGCAGCATCGGTGCCTTCACCCGCACACCGCCGACCACGCTCTCGAAGTGACGCGGTAGGGAGCCCGGCGTCAGTAGCGAGACGTCGGTGGACGTCCCGCCCATGTCGAATCCGATCGCGCGCTGGAAGCCAGCAGCGGCCGCGACGGCAGTGGCGCCGACCACTCCCCCCGCCGGCCCGGAAAGCAACGCGTTCGGCCCGCGGAACCGGGCGGCGTCGGTGAGCCCGCCGCTCGACTGCATGAACCGCAGCGGGGCCTCGGGCAGCGCGCGCGAGAGCTCAGCGGCATGCCCTTGCAAGAGCGGTGTCAGGTAGGCGTCGGCCGTGGTCGTCTCGGCGCGCGCGAGCAGGCCCACCTCGTGGGCGATCTGGTGGGACACCGAGACCTGCTGGAATCCGGCCTCGCGCGCGAGCTCGGCCACTTCGGCTTCGAGTGCCGGGTTCTGGGTGGCGTGGATCAGGGCGACCGCGGCCGCCTCGCTTCCCGCGCGACGTGCGGCGTTCAGCATCGCCGCGAGCGCGTCTCGATCCAGCGTCACCAGGGTGGCGCCGTCGGCCGCGTGGCGCGCCTCCACTTCGATCGCCGACTCGGGCAAAGGCACCGGCTTGCGGATGTCGAGATCGAAGAGCTCGGGCCGCTCCTGGGTACCGATCGCCAGCAGATCGCCGAAGCCCGCGTTGGTCACGAACACCGTGGGCACCCCGCTGCGCTCGAGCAGCGCGTTGGTGGCGACCGTGGTGCCGAGGGCGATGCGCAGGGAGGTGCCCCGAAGCGGCGCGCCCGCGCGCTCCAGGATGCGGCGGATGCCCTCCAGCGGCGCCTCGTCCGACGAGAGCAATTTCTCTGTATGAGCAGTGCCTTGTGGATCGATCGCGATGCAGTCGGTGAAGGTTCCGCCCCGGTCGATCCAGAACGACCAGCTCACCCGCGCCTCCGGCCCAGCCGGCGTCCGATCCCGGCGAGCGCTTCCCGCTGCGCGTCATCGCCGACCGCCCAGAGCGCCGGGAGCGCCACGGCGGCGAAGACCGCACCCCCGGCAGCGCCCTGCATCAGCGCGCCCAGGGTGCCCTCGCCGCCCAGCGGCGGAATCCAGGCCGTCACCGCACCGGCCAACGTGGCCACCCCGAGGGCTCGCGCCGCGCTGGCGAAGAAGGGACCGAGCGGCGGGCCGCCGTGCACGCGTCGCAAGAGACCCAGCATCGCGAGGGCGTTGGCGCTGATCCCGAGCACGCCGGCCCACGCGAGCCCCACCGCGCCGAAGCGCTGGCCCAGGCCGTAGTAGAGACCCGCCGCCGCCACCGCGATCGCCGTCCCGAGCCACATGGGGCGCCAGGTGTCGCCGCGGGCGTAGAAGCCGCGCACCCCGATCTGCTGGGCGATCCAGGCGGGCACGCCCAGGGCGAAGACCTGGAGGAGCAGGGTCACCCGCTTCGCCGCGGCCGCATCGAAGGCACCGCCCTCGTAGACGAAGGCGACGAGCGGCTCGGCGAGCGCGAAGGTGGCGGCACCGCCGAGGCACGCGAGGGTCACGCCGGCGCGCAGCGTGCCCAGCAAGAGCGCGTCGAGTTCGGTGTGCCGGCCTTCTGCGTGCAGTCGCGACAGCGCGGGCATCGCGGCGGTCGCGATCGCCTGCCCCACGACGGCCACGGGCAGGAGCATCAAGCGCCGCGCCAGCGACAGCGCCGCCACGCTGCCGGTCACCAGCAGACCGCCGAACCACTTGTCGTACCACTCGTCGACGGTCAGCAGGGTCACGCCCAACATCAGCGGCAAGGCCATCTTTAGATAGCGATGCAGTGCGGGGTCACGCAGAGCGAAACGCAGTCCGAGTGAGAGCACCGGGACGCGCCGCGCCTCCCAGATCGCGAGCCCGAACGGGCCGAGGACGGCGCCGACGAGCGCCCCCCAGGCGAACCCCTCCGCACCGAACTGGGCGCCGAAGAAGACGCCGCCCACGATGATCGCGGCGTTGTAGACGAGGGGCGCGAGCGACTGGGCGACGAAGCGATCGTGGGACATGAGCGCCCCTTTGATCACGCCGCCGGCGATGAAGAAGATCTGGGCGGGCAGCAGGATGCGCGTGAGCCGCACGGTGAGCGCGGTCTGCTCGGGCCCGAAGCGCGGAAACTGCAGGGCGACCAGCGCCTCCGCCGCGAGAAAGAGCACCACCGTGGCGAGCGTGGCGAGCCCCGCGGAGACCCCGAGCACGTTCGCGAAGAAGAGCTGAGCGACCGCCTGCCCCTCGCGTTCACGGAGCTGGGTGTAGAGTGGGATGAAGGCCAGCGAGAGGGCGCCGCCTGCCAGGAAGTAGTTCAGCAGGTCGGGGAGCATGAAGGCGGCGTAGTAGGCGTCGGCCTCGGCGCTGACGCCCAGCACCCGCGCGAGCACGGCCTCGCGCACGAACCCCAGCAATCGCGAGAGCGCGACGCTCGCCGAGAGCGCCAGCGCGATCCAACCGATCCGCCGCGCCGTGCCGCCGCTCCCGTCCCCCGTTCCCGCCATCGCGCCGAGTATGGCCCAGGCCACGCGCCGGAGCGCGACGCGGCGCGCTCAGCGCGGATTCGGCTCCCGCCACAGCCGTCCGTCGAAGCTCTCGACCACGACGTCGTCGCCCTCCCGGCCCTTCCAGTATGGGTGGGCCAGGGGGACCT from Myxococcota bacterium includes the following:
- the murJ gene encoding murein biosynthesis integral membrane protein MurJ; the protein is MAGTGDGSGGTARRIGWIALALSASVALSRLLGFVREAVLARVLGVSAEADAYYAAFMLPDLLNYFLAGGALSLAFIPLYTQLREREGQAVAQLFFANVLGVSAGLATLATVVLFLAAEALVALQFPRFGPEQTALTVRLTRILLPAQIFFIAGGVIKGALMSHDRFVAQSLAPLVYNAAIIVGGVFFGAQFGAEGFAWGALVGAVLGPFGLAIWEARRVPVLSLGLRFALRDPALHRYLKMALPLMLGVTLLTVDEWYDKWFGGLLVTGSVAALSLARRLMLLPVAVVGQAIATAAMPALSRLHAEGRHTELDALLLGTLRAGVTLACLGGAATFALAEPLVAFVYEGGAFDAAAAKRVTLLLQVFALGVPAWIAQQIGVRGFYARGDTWRPMWLGTAIAVAAAGLYYGLGQRFGAVGLAWAGVLGISANALAMLGLLRRVHGGPPLGPFFASAARALGVATLAGAVTAWIPPLGGEGTLGALMQGAAGGAVFAAVALPALWAVGDDAQREALAGIGRRLGRRRG